One genomic window of Methanosarcina acetivorans C2A includes the following:
- a CDS encoding tetratricopeptide repeat protein, translating to MPEQDVPRVRLFGAHELKISDIFDEKKDIYYVPIFQGKDDVNKLHQSAYTGKNTKCAILDSGVLTDHPYLKDRMDAIEDFTGHGFQDREGHGTAVALNLAMTAPDASILIGKVYENDDVPLSEYINRIARGVNWAIDSGARIINLSVGMEKRKEDISNYPGCSEAVKNVCKAITQAIENGISVLVAAGANFPADCHESIIVVGLPGNPVYPKDVHPTVYSPFSPILVPTFLFEGYAHLKMGMYEQALALFKQAADLHPEDHQLWKYQALCRYGLKKYNDAILSFDKALAIKQSDVKTWYLKGITLLALTQNDKAIECFDEVLKLVNNAGLTGMKLTEFSNSISDDWYNMGVYYEQASRYDEAANCYDKAIRIDPLNAKAWNNRGVILAIEEKYEDSIKYFEVATELKPSMVDAWFNKGLALSRIGKYEESIEFFDKAIAIDPASNKALKERIRVSGKLKSKEE from the coding sequence ATGCCTGAACAGGATGTTCCCCGAGTAAGGCTTTTTGGAGCTCATGAGCTAAAAATTAGCGATATTTTTGACGAGAAAAAAGACATTTATTATGTTCCAATTTTTCAGGGAAAAGATGATGTGAATAAACTCCATCAGTCAGCTTATACGGGTAAAAACACAAAATGTGCTATCCTGGACAGTGGGGTTCTCACTGATCACCCATATTTAAAAGACCGGATGGATGCAATCGAAGATTTTACAGGTCACGGGTTTCAGGACAGAGAAGGACATGGCACTGCAGTTGCTTTGAATCTTGCAATGACTGCTCCTGATGCATCAATTTTGATTGGTAAGGTCTATGAAAATGATGATGTGCCTTTATCCGAATATATAAATAGAATTGCACGGGGCGTAAACTGGGCAATAGACAGCGGGGCAAGAATAATTAATCTCTCGGTTGGTATGGAAAAAAGAAAAGAAGACATCAGCAACTACCCTGGATGTTCGGAAGCCGTAAAAAATGTATGCAAAGCTATCACTCAGGCGATTGAAAATGGAATCTCAGTCCTTGTTGCAGCCGGAGCAAATTTTCCGGCAGATTGTCATGAATCAATAATAGTAGTCGGACTGCCCGGAAATCCAGTATACCCAAAAGATGTTCATCCTACTGTTTATTCTCCTTTTAGCCCGATTCTTGTTCCAACTTTTTTGTTTGAAGGTTATGCTCATCTTAAAATGGGTATGTATGAGCAGGCTCTGGCTTTATTTAAGCAGGCGGCTGACCTGCATCCTGAGGATCACCAGCTCTGGAAATATCAAGCTCTCTGCCGGTACGGCTTAAAAAAATATAACGATGCCATACTGTCCTTTGATAAAGCCCTGGCAATCAAACAATCTGATGTAAAGACGTGGTACTTGAAGGGAATTACCCTATTGGCCCTTACTCAAAATGATAAAGCGATCGAGTGTTTTGATGAAGTCCTGAAGCTTGTGAATAATGCTGGTTTGACAGGAATGAAACTAACCGAATTTTCAAATTCAATATCTGATGACTGGTATAACATGGGTGTCTACTACGAGCAGGCCAGTAGATATGACGAAGCTGCAAACTGCTATGATAAAGCCATCAGGATTGACCCTCTCAACGCCAAAGCCTGGAACAACAGAGGCGTAATTTTGGCAATAGAGGAAAAATATGAAGATTCGATAAAATATTTTGAGGTAGCAACAGAACTCAAACCCTCAATGGTTGATGCCTGGTTCAATAAAGGGCTGGCACTTTCCAGGATTGGCAAATATGAGGAATCAATAGAATTTTTCGATAAAGCAATAGCAATCGATCCTGCCAGCAACAAAGCATTAAAAGAAAGAATCCGGGTGTCAGGAAAACTGAAGAGCAAAGAAGAGTAG